In Gloeomargarita sp. SKYB120, one genomic interval encodes:
- a CDS encoding NAD(P)H-quinone oxidoreductase subunit M: MLLKSTTRHVRIFAATVQDGVLVPSETELTVDVDPDNEFNWTEETVAKVHQKFAELVQAYRGSDLTDYTLRRIGSDLEHFIRGMLQRGEISYNLNSRVLNYSMGRPRLDTSASS, encoded by the coding sequence ATGTTACTCAAGAGTACGACCCGGCATGTGCGGATCTTTGCCGCCACTGTGCAGGATGGGGTGCTAGTGCCGAGCGAAACGGAATTAACGGTGGACGTGGACCCAGACAACGAGTTCAATTGGACGGAGGAAACTGTCGCCAAAGTGCATCAGAAATTTGCCGAGCTGGTGCAGGCCTACCGGGGGTCCGACCTGACCGATTACACCCTGCGCCGGATTGGGTCGGACTTGGAACATTTCATCCGGGGGATGCTACAACGCGGCGAAATCTCCTACAACCTCAACAGTCGCGTCCTGAACTACAGCATGGGGCGCCCCCGTCTGGACACCTCAGCCAGTTCTTAG